In Synechococcus sp. KORDI-100, a single window of DNA contains:
- the recA gene encoding recombinase RecA — MPAEMKSNASGSDLRPHEGRPGERDKALNLVLGQIERNFGKGSIMRLGDASRMRVETISTGALTLDLALGGGYPKGRVVEIYGPESSGKTTLTLHAIAEVQKRGGVAAFVDAEHALDPVYAASLGVDVENLLVSQPDTGEMALEIVDQLVRSAAVDIVVVDSVAALTPRAEIEGEMGDLAVGSQARLMSQAMRKITGNIGKSGCTVIFLNQLRLKIGVTYGNPETTTGGNALKFYASVRLDIRRIQTLKRGTEEFGIRAKVKVAKNKVAPPFRIAEFDILFGRGISTVGCLLDLAEETGVVIRKGAWYSYEGDNIGQGRDNTITWLEQNPEIASTVEQLVRQKLTEGSEVTSNSMRPLAAAAARSTAEKSASIKPAKAA; from the coding sequence ATGCCTGCAGAGATGAAATCCAACGCTTCCGGTTCCGATCTCCGTCCCCATGAAGGGCGTCCCGGCGAGCGTGACAAAGCCCTGAATCTGGTGCTCGGTCAGATCGAGCGCAATTTCGGCAAGGGATCGATCATGCGTCTGGGTGATGCATCCCGCATGCGGGTTGAGACCATCTCCACCGGGGCTCTGACGCTGGATCTGGCCCTTGGTGGTGGTTACCCGAAGGGCAGGGTCGTCGAGATTTACGGCCCGGAAAGTTCCGGTAAAACCACGCTCACGCTGCATGCCATTGCGGAGGTGCAGAAACGAGGCGGTGTGGCTGCTTTCGTCGATGCTGAGCACGCTCTCGACCCCGTCTATGCCGCCTCGCTGGGTGTGGACGTTGAGAACCTGCTGGTCTCCCAGCCCGATACGGGTGAGATGGCCCTCGAAATTGTCGATCAGCTCGTCCGTTCGGCGGCTGTCGACATTGTTGTTGTCGACTCCGTGGCGGCTCTCACGCCCAGGGCGGAGATCGAGGGAGAGATGGGAGATCTGGCTGTCGGGAGCCAGGCGCGTCTGATGAGTCAGGCCATGCGCAAGATCACCGGCAACATCGGTAAATCGGGTTGCACGGTGATTTTCCTCAATCAGCTGCGTTTGAAGATCGGCGTCACCTACGGCAACCCTGAAACCACCACCGGTGGAAACGCTTTGAAGTTCTATGCCTCGGTGAGACTTGATATCCGTCGCATTCAAACGCTGAAGCGCGGTACCGAGGAGTTCGGGATCCGGGCGAAGGTGAAGGTGGCCAAGAACAAGGTGGCGCCTCCGTTCCGGATTGCGGAGTTCGACATCCTGTTTGGTCGGGGCATCAGCACCGTTGGCTGTCTTCTGGATCTGGCGGAAGAGACGGGTGTGGTGATCCGCAAAGGCGCTTGGTACAGCTACGAAGGCGACAACATCGGGCAGGGCCGGGACAACACGATCACGTGGCTGGAACAGAATCCTGAGATTGCCTCGACAGTGGAACAGCTTGTTCGTCAGAAGCTGACGGAAGGATCTGAAGTCACTTCAAACTCAATGCGGCCGCTCGCAGCTGCTGCTGCCCGCAGCACTGCCGAGAAGTCAGCGTCGATCAAGCCGGCCAAAGCGGCTTGA
- a CDS encoding DUF1815 family protein translates to MFPRLAEHYRSVVQDLVMSLQALAEGLQSKGISASCYVCGDGRDGHGASFVADLGDAHMVRFLVSDFGISWVESRNGRELVKLEGAEAIQELQRIAQMLHQNQKSEQAQSAHSDMAIVRTI, encoded by the coding sequence ATGTTTCCACGCCTTGCCGAGCACTATCGGTCCGTCGTTCAGGATCTGGTGATGAGTCTCCAGGCCCTGGCCGAAGGCCTGCAGAGCAAGGGAATCTCCGCCAGCTGTTATGTCTGCGGGGATGGCCGTGATGGACACGGAGCCTCCTTCGTGGCAGACCTCGGAGACGCCCATATGGTCCGGTTCCTGGTCTCTGACTTCGGCATCAGCTGGGTCGAATCAAGAAATGGACGCGAGCTTGTGAAACTCGAAGGTGCCGAGGCGATCCAGGAGCTTCAACGAATTGCCCAGATGCTGCACCAGAACCAAAAATCCGAGCAAGCACAATCAGCTCACTCGGATATGGCGATCGTCCGGACGATCTGA
- a CDS encoding DUF2839 domain-containing protein, with protein MGEARRRAAQGLPPRLQKPTKQTDDSPRVVPWLPLSQNQTRQFVDITTRGAWIGIALLVVFWITVRFIGPAAGWWTLTDTP; from the coding sequence ATGGGAGAAGCACGTCGTCGAGCTGCCCAGGGACTGCCACCACGGCTTCAGAAGCCGACAAAGCAAACAGATGATTCTCCTCGGGTCGTGCCCTGGCTGCCGCTGAGCCAAAACCAGACGAGACAGTTCGTGGACATCACCACGCGAGGGGCCTGGATTGGCATTGCCCTGTTGGTGGTGTTCTGGATCACGGTCCGCTTCATCGGACCCGCCGCAGGTTGGTGGACGCTGACGGACACGCCCTGA
- a CDS encoding helicase: MLEAQAHLQLKSLLRQGACDWPHHLTLSRLVGRSLRRRDRTLIHLAPSHQEHWWLGLLVPLCLEVRDTVLVLNERQRHRLLQVELPRLRELGFRLPCWEGDSPPTQEGLWLLNTEELVRAWRHNKLGTRQLLLPQVEQFSHQLRRSLAIRIQTGDWEHLRRAHPAVDGALMQLHDRIGRRLFSEAPRVDAQMRLSGGEPQALRDLLRLIGPCPEPWSAWLAADPTQWGSWAELDHKLLQWSWCLEPLEPLALLQGLLRDRPALMLNTGGESSSLDRELEEADFNPDVSACLREPDLDESLSVFAPRRQPLPNTEIYAEHLLEQSRRLILGRSGLTVLLLDDQNLRRPLTSSLAAEFGTRVVEEATAPEPNGVISARWTWWLEHQNQLPQPEQIIIALLPIASLENPLTSARVEQLKQRGQDWFRSLLLPEALSLLPAATSSLRRNGGRLAILDGRVRGRGWGEQVLQCLQPWVALHRLLPD; the protein is encoded by the coding sequence ATGCTGGAAGCGCAGGCCCACCTCCAACTCAAGTCGCTGTTGCGACAAGGGGCCTGCGACTGGCCCCACCATCTGACCTTGAGTCGTTTGGTGGGGCGCAGCCTGCGCCGTCGCGATCGAACGCTGATCCATCTGGCCCCAAGCCACCAGGAACACTGGTGGCTTGGTCTGCTGGTTCCGCTTTGCCTGGAGGTGCGTGACACCGTTCTGGTGCTCAACGAAAGGCAACGTCATCGACTGCTGCAGGTCGAACTGCCTCGACTCCGGGAGCTCGGCTTTCGCCTGCCCTGCTGGGAGGGTGACTCCCCGCCAACGCAGGAGGGGCTCTGGCTGCTCAACACCGAAGAGCTCGTGCGAGCCTGGCGCCACAACAAGCTGGGGACCAGACAACTGCTCCTGCCACAGGTGGAGCAGTTCAGCCATCAGCTGCGACGCAGCCTGGCCATCCGCATCCAAACCGGCGACTGGGAACATCTGCGTCGCGCCCACCCCGCGGTTGATGGCGCCCTGATGCAGTTGCACGACCGCATTGGCCGACGACTGTTCAGTGAGGCCCCGCGGGTGGATGCTCAGATGCGCCTCAGCGGTGGAGAGCCCCAGGCACTCAGAGATCTGCTGCGCTTGATCGGTCCCTGCCCTGAACCCTGGTCTGCATGGCTGGCAGCGGACCCGACGCAATGGGGCAGCTGGGCGGAACTGGACCACAAACTTCTCCAGTGGAGCTGGTGTCTTGAACCGCTGGAGCCACTGGCGTTGCTTCAGGGATTGCTGCGCGACCGCCCCGCCCTGATGCTGAATACCGGTGGTGAGAGCAGTTCCCTCGACAGGGAGCTCGAGGAGGCTGATTTCAATCCTGACGTCAGCGCCTGTCTGCGGGAGCCGGATCTGGATGAATCCTTGTCAGTGTTCGCCCCCAGACGTCAACCGCTCCCCAACACTGAGATCTATGCGGAACATCTGCTTGAACAGAGCCGGCGCCTGATCCTCGGGCGCTCAGGACTGACTGTGCTGCTCCTCGATGATCAGAACCTGCGAAGACCCCTGACCAGCTCACTGGCGGCTGAATTCGGCACCCGCGTCGTCGAGGAGGCCACCGCCCCCGAGCCGAATGGGGTGATCAGTGCCCGGTGGACCTGGTGGCTGGAGCACCAGAACCAACTCCCCCAACCAGAGCAGATCATCATTGCCCTGTTGCCGATCGCAAGCCTCGAGAACCCTTTGACCTCGGCGCGGGTGGAACAGCTGAAGCAGCGCGGACAGGACTGGTTCCGCAGCCTCCTGCTGCCGGAGGCTCTCAGCCTGCTCCCTGCAGCCACCTCGTCTCTGCGACGGAACGGCGGTCGTCTAGCGATCCTGGATGGACGGGTGCGCGGTCGTGGATGGGGTGAACAGGTGCTGCAATGTCTTCAACCCTGGGTCGCCCTGCATCGACTTCTGCCGGACTGA
- a CDS encoding prephenate/arogenate dehydrogenase, producing MTAAEGTAMAAQQRVGVVGLGLIGGSLGLDLQARGCWVQGLVHRSETAERAIERELASAVSTDPACLASCDLVILALPIPLLLKPDPVLVDALPKEAVVTDVASVKAPVLAVWRRCHPRFVASHPMAGTEQSGVEAGRRDLFRGRPWIATPDESTDSDALASVEALACGLGSLWKTAAASQHDQAVALISHLPVLVSAALLRAVGDERDPGVRQLAMDLASSGFEDTSRVGGGNPALGVAMASGNTDAVLRGLAAYRWSLEQLEEAVLNQNWQQLRQELERTQALRPSFLGDRSVRPT from the coding sequence ATGACGGCAGCCGAGGGGACAGCCATGGCGGCACAACAGAGGGTGGGGGTCGTCGGCCTTGGTCTGATCGGCGGTTCACTCGGACTGGATCTTCAGGCCAGAGGCTGCTGGGTTCAGGGTCTGGTGCACCGCTCCGAAACCGCCGAGCGGGCTATCGAACGGGAGCTGGCGAGTGCCGTCAGCACTGACCCTGCCTGCCTCGCCAGCTGCGATCTGGTGATTCTGGCCCTGCCGATTCCTCTACTGCTCAAGCCAGACCCCGTTCTCGTTGATGCGTTGCCCAAGGAGGCTGTGGTCACCGATGTGGCCTCCGTGAAAGCACCTGTTCTGGCGGTCTGGCGTCGATGTCACCCCCGTTTCGTCGCCAGTCATCCCATGGCGGGGACGGAACAGTCGGGCGTTGAAGCCGGTCGACGGGATCTCTTCAGGGGGCGGCCATGGATCGCCACCCCAGATGAGTCAACGGATTCAGACGCTCTCGCGAGCGTGGAGGCACTGGCCTGCGGTCTCGGAAGTCTCTGGAAAACGGCTGCCGCCAGCCAGCATGATCAGGCGGTCGCCCTGATCTCCCATCTGCCCGTTCTGGTCAGTGCCGCGCTGCTCCGTGCCGTTGGGGATGAGCGCGATCCAGGCGTGCGTCAGTTGGCCATGGATCTGGCGTCCAGCGGTTTTGAGGACACCAGCCGTGTTGGTGGTGGCAATCCGGCCCTGGGAGTGGCGATGGCTTCCGGCAACACGGACGCTGTTCTGCGGGGGCTTGCCGCCTATCGCTGGAGCCTGGAACAGCTGGAGGAGGCTGTTCTCAATCAGAACTGGCAACAGCTCCGTCAGGAGCTGGAACGTACCCAGGCCTTGAGACCATCGTTTTTGGGCGACCGATCGGTCAGGCCAACGTGA
- the crtD gene encoding C-3',4' desaturase CrtD — MSQPGVIVIGGGIAGLTAAALLARQGVPVTLLEAHHQPGGCAGTFRRGPWIFDVGATQVAGLEPGGSHERVFRHLGIQIPEAEILDPGCEVDLADGSEPIRLWHDPEQWALERERQFPGSERFWKACLTIHQSNWAFAARDPIVTPRNGWDLQQLLGALRAGTVASGLLTGLTMADLQNLCGCAGDQRLRHFLDLQLKLYSQEPAHRTAALYGATVLQMAQAPLGLWHLHGSMQILSDRLVAAMQRHNGHLALRHRVMAIHRCPKGWRLTVDSPGGTQQLEAEDVISSLPPQCLAALMPEDLPAGYRRRLDQLPKPSGALVFYGVVKRDALPNDCPGHLQRSCDDPGPLFVSVSRDGDGRAPLGQATLIASVFTPTSDWCQLEEEAYQRRKGTMLETIRSQLNQWLGLDPSAWLHGELATPRGFAGWTGRPQGIVGGLGQHPNHFGPFGLAGRTPMDGLWLCGDSLHPGEGTAGVTLSALNACRQLMAKRGAPFTLA, encoded by the coding sequence TTGAGTCAACCCGGTGTGATTGTGATCGGCGGTGGTATTGCCGGTCTGACCGCAGCTGCGCTGCTCGCCAGGCAGGGTGTTCCCGTCACCCTGCTGGAAGCCCACCATCAGCCGGGTGGATGTGCTGGCACCTTTCGGCGCGGACCGTGGATCTTTGATGTCGGAGCGACCCAAGTGGCAGGCCTGGAGCCTGGAGGCAGCCATGAACGGGTCTTCCGTCATCTGGGCATCCAGATCCCGGAGGCCGAGATCCTTGATCCAGGTTGCGAGGTGGATCTTGCTGATGGCTCGGAACCGATCCGCCTGTGGCACGACCCTGAGCAATGGGCCCTTGAACGCGAGCGTCAGTTCCCTGGAAGTGAGCGGTTCTGGAAGGCCTGCCTCACCATCCACCAGAGCAACTGGGCCTTTGCAGCGCGCGATCCGATCGTCACGCCTCGCAATGGATGGGACCTGCAACAGCTCCTCGGTGCCCTTCGCGCGGGAACCGTTGCCTCAGGCCTCCTGACGGGGCTGACCATGGCCGACCTCCAGAACCTTTGTGGCTGCGCCGGTGACCAACGGCTGCGCCACTTTCTTGATCTGCAGCTGAAGCTCTATTCCCAGGAACCGGCCCACCGCACAGCAGCGCTCTACGGCGCCACCGTGCTGCAGATGGCTCAAGCACCCCTTGGCCTCTGGCACCTGCATGGCTCCATGCAGATCCTGAGCGACCGACTCGTCGCTGCAATGCAACGACACAACGGCCACCTGGCGCTGCGTCATCGCGTGATGGCCATCCACCGATGCCCAAAAGGCTGGAGGCTGACGGTCGACAGCCCTGGAGGGACACAACAACTGGAGGCTGAGGACGTGATCAGCAGCCTGCCGCCGCAGTGTCTGGCAGCGCTGATGCCCGAAGACCTGCCAGCGGGATACCGCCGACGACTGGACCAGTTACCAAAACCAAGCGGTGCACTGGTGTTTTACGGCGTCGTGAAACGAGATGCCCTGCCGAATGACTGTCCAGGCCATCTACAGCGAAGCTGTGATGATCCAGGGCCCCTGTTCGTCTCCGTCAGTCGCGATGGCGATGGGCGTGCCCCCCTCGGCCAGGCCACCTTGATCGCCAGCGTGTTCACACCAACCTCGGATTGGTGCCAGCTGGAGGAAGAGGCCTATCAGCGACGCAAAGGAACGATGCTGGAGACGATTCGCTCGCAGCTGAACCAGTGGCTCGGCCTTGATCCGTCCGCATGGCTGCATGGCGAACTCGCGACTCCTCGAGGCTTTGCAGGCTGGACCGGTCGGCCCCAGGGCATCGTTGGCGGACTTGGCCAACATCCCAATCATTTCGGACCCTTCGGGTTGGCAGGACGGACACCCATGGACGGGCTCTGGCTCTGCGGGGACAGCCTCCATCCCGGAGAGGGGACAGCGGGAGTGACACTTTCAGCCCTGAATGCCTGTCGTCAGCTGATGGCGAAGCGCGGCGCGCCCTTCACGTTGGCCTGA
- a CDS encoding fructosamine kinase family protein produces the protein MDSSLREALVAPNGLLAGETLESVHPVSGGCIHRAWRLTLGGGRIVFAKSGPPQAMDLFEVEADALDALHDHAPRELLVVPRPLGISRMAVHAVLLLPWLQLSAMDQTALGRGLALLHQSSSLAADSRGYGWHRDGYIGSGPQPGGWRDRWGDAFIELRLLPQLKLGCSWGLKLEDCQAFLEALATHLNRLSITPSLVHGDLWGGNAGALSDGRGTLFDPAAWWAHHEVDLAMTRLFGGFSRDFYRAYNAVMTAEPGSQDRIEIYNFYHLLNHANLFGGGYIDQSKACLRSLVRRLM, from the coding sequence ATGGATTCAAGCCTGAGAGAGGCCCTGGTGGCTCCCAACGGTCTCCTCGCCGGCGAAACCCTGGAGTCGGTGCACCCCGTGAGTGGTGGCTGCATTCATCGGGCCTGGCGTTTGACCCTGGGTGGTGGACGCATCGTGTTCGCCAAGAGCGGACCGCCACAGGCGATGGATCTGTTCGAGGTCGAGGCGGATGCTCTCGACGCCTTGCATGACCATGCCCCTCGGGAGTTGCTGGTGGTTCCCCGCCCTCTCGGCATTAGCCGGATGGCGGTTCACGCCGTTCTGCTCTTGCCTTGGCTGCAGTTGAGCGCGATGGATCAGACGGCCCTCGGTCGTGGCTTGGCCTTGCTTCATCAGAGCTCGTCATTGGCTGCCGATTCCCGCGGTTACGGCTGGCATCGAGACGGTTACATCGGGTCTGGCCCCCAGCCAGGGGGATGGCGTGATCGATGGGGCGATGCCTTCATCGAGCTGCGATTGCTCCCGCAGCTGAAGCTTGGATGCTCATGGGGCCTGAAGCTGGAGGATTGTCAGGCGTTTCTTGAGGCGCTCGCCACCCATCTGAATCGTCTTTCGATCACTCCATCACTGGTTCATGGGGATCTCTGGGGTGGCAATGCAGGTGCTCTTTCGGACGGCCGTGGCACCCTATTCGATCCAGCCGCATGGTGGGCTCACCACGAAGTGGATCTGGCGATGACACGCCTTTTCGGAGGTTTCTCCAGGGACTTTTACCGGGCCTACAACGCAGTGATGACGGCCGAACCGGGGTCACAAGATCGCATCGAGATTTACAACTTCTATCACCTGCTCAATCACGCCAACCTTTTTGGCGGCGGCTACATCGACCAATCGAAGGCTTGTCTCAGAAGCCTTGTCAGGCGGCTGATGTGA
- a CDS encoding CAAD domain-containing protein: MSEATTEVKDAAETQVSAVDSGTGAPEAGTSFAERYSDVLGKVNETLDQVDWNQMGRIGKIVGIFAAVIVAQILIKGILDTINLLPVVPGLLELLGVVVVGQWSWKNLTTSDKRNALIKKVQTLRQEYLG, encoded by the coding sequence ATGAGTGAAGCCACCACTGAAGTGAAGGATGCCGCTGAAACTCAGGTTTCGGCAGTCGACAGCGGAACTGGGGCCCCTGAGGCGGGCACATCGTTCGCAGAGCGATACAGCGATGTGCTCGGAAAAGTGAACGAGACCCTGGACCAGGTGGATTGGAATCAGATGGGGCGGATTGGAAAGATCGTCGGCATCTTCGCGGCCGTCATCGTTGCCCAGATCCTGATCAAGGGCATTCTCGACACCATCAATCTTCTGCCGGTGGTTCCTGGTCTGCTGGAACTTCTGGGGGTTGTCGTTGTCGGTCAATGGAGCTGGAAAAACCTCACCACCAGCGACAAACGCAATGCCCTGATCAAAAAGGTCCAAACCCTGCGTCAGGAGTATCTCGGTTGA
- a CDS encoding M67 family metallopeptidase, translating to MPFVPSLLCLDHQCLTLLDHTFGARSPDEGCALLLGPVPMQSRWLVNTVWPCCNVWWPPAERTSCFAVNPMEQLAAQRWGRGRGLQVLAVAHSHPAAAAIPSDKDRRLGLSDGLMLITDRDGSPLAWWLDGERRVTSIPVEVWDTRQCQEACS from the coding sequence ATGCCGTTTGTGCCATCGCTGCTGTGCCTGGATCATCAATGCCTCACGCTTCTTGATCACACCTTCGGAGCCAGATCCCCGGATGAAGGATGCGCGCTGTTGCTGGGCCCCGTCCCGATGCAATCGCGTTGGTTGGTGAACACGGTCTGGCCCTGCTGCAACGTGTGGTGGCCGCCCGCGGAACGGACGTCATGCTTCGCCGTGAATCCGATGGAGCAGCTGGCGGCTCAGCGCTGGGGCCGTGGCAGAGGCCTGCAAGTGCTTGCCGTGGCCCATTCCCATCCGGCAGCAGCGGCGATTCCATCGGACAAAGACCGACGACTTGGGCTCTCCGATGGACTGATGCTGATCACGGATCGCGATGGCTCCCCACTCGCCTGGTGGCTGGATGGGGAGCGTCGGGTGACCTCGATTCCCGTGGAGGTCTGGGACACTCGTCAATGCCAGGAGGCCTGCTCGTGA
- the moeB gene encoding molybdopterin-synthase adenylyltransferase MoeB, whose translation MPGGLLVITPPSAGNDLSPDERERYSRHLMLPEVGADGQKRLRDASVLCVGCGGLGSPLLLYLAAAGVGRIGIVDGDVVELSNLQRQVIHGERWLGRSKAQSAASRLADLNPDCSVDVHELMLSVDNALDLIAPYDLVCDGTDNFPTRFLVNDACVLLGKPLIYGSVQRFHGQVSVFNRTVDSPNYRDLLAEPPPPGEVPSCAEAGVMGVMPGLIGLIQASEAIKLITGIGRCLDGRLLVVDALSMRFRELTLTVDQDRPPIENLIDYRQFCRPESSAMDSISVSDLNALLEAGSDDVVLIDVRNPSEAAVASIAGSHLIPLSSIENGDSLDQVRSLAQGKRLYVHCKLGGRSARAVQILGDQGVAAVNVDGGIDAWAQLIDPSMARY comes from the coding sequence ATGCCAGGAGGCCTGCTCGTGATCACGCCCCCGAGTGCTGGCAACGATCTGTCTCCCGATGAACGGGAGCGCTACTCCCGTCATCTGATGCTTCCCGAGGTGGGAGCCGACGGTCAGAAACGGCTTCGAGACGCCTCCGTTCTGTGCGTTGGCTGTGGAGGACTCGGCTCGCCACTGCTGCTTTATCTCGCTGCTGCCGGTGTTGGTCGGATCGGCATCGTGGACGGTGATGTTGTGGAGCTCTCCAACCTTCAGCGACAGGTGATTCATGGGGAACGCTGGTTGGGCCGCTCCAAGGCCCAATCCGCTGCCAGCCGGCTTGCAGATCTCAATCCCGATTGCAGCGTTGACGTCCATGAGCTGATGCTCTCGGTTGACAACGCCCTGGATCTGATCGCTCCCTACGACCTTGTCTGCGACGGAACCGACAACTTCCCGACCCGCTTCCTGGTGAACGACGCCTGTGTGCTGCTCGGCAAGCCCCTGATCTATGGCTCGGTGCAGCGGTTTCACGGTCAGGTCAGTGTGTTCAATCGAACGGTTGACAGTCCCAACTACAGAGATCTGCTGGCGGAGCCCCCGCCGCCTGGGGAGGTTCCCTCCTGCGCTGAGGCTGGTGTGATGGGCGTGATGCCAGGGCTGATCGGTTTGATCCAGGCCAGCGAGGCCATCAAGCTGATCACGGGGATCGGACGCTGCCTCGATGGTCGCCTGCTCGTTGTGGATGCTCTGTCGATGCGTTTCCGCGAGTTGACTCTGACGGTGGATCAAGACCGTCCGCCGATCGAGAACCTGATTGACTACCGCCAGTTCTGCCGCCCGGAGTCGTCTGCGATGGACAGCATCAGTGTCAGCGATCTCAATGCGTTGCTGGAGGCCGGCTCTGATGATGTGGTCCTCATCGATGTGCGGAACCCTTCGGAAGCAGCGGTGGCGTCGATTGCTGGAAGCCATCTCATTCCCCTGTCGTCCATCGAAAACGGAGATTCGCTCGATCAGGTGCGATCGCTGGCGCAGGGGAAGCGTCTCTATGTGCACTGCAAGCTCGGTGGGCGCTCGGCACGCGCAGTCCAGATCCTGGGGGACCAGGGCGTTGCGGCCGTCAACGTCGATGGAGGCATCGATGCCTGGGCACAGCTCATCGATCCCTCGATGGCCCGCTACTGA
- a CDS encoding cob(I)yrinic acid a,c-diamide adenosyltransferase, producing the protein MPRRIGINTAADSRERSQGQLHVYDGEGKGKSQAALGVVLRTIGLGICEQRRTRVLLLRFLKGPGRAYDEDAAIEALQQGFPHLIDQLRTGRADHFTAEESTRFDREEAERGWVIAKGAIASALYSVVVLDELNPVLDLGLLDIDDVVQTLANRPEGMEIIVTGRAAPAPLIQEADLHSEMRAHRRPGLDDDRVIPLSMSSGIEIYTGEGKGKSTSALGKALQAIGRGISQDKSHRVLILQWLKGGTGYTEDAAIAALRESYPHLVDHLRSGRDAIVWRGQQEPIDYVEAERAWEIARAAISSGLYKTVILDELNPTVDLELLPVEPIVQTLLRKPLETEVIITGRCKTPPAYFDLASIHSEMVCHKHYAEQGVDLKRGVDY; encoded by the coding sequence ATGCCCCGCCGCATCGGCATCAATACCGCGGCAGACAGCCGAGAACGCAGCCAGGGACAGCTGCACGTCTATGACGGAGAGGGCAAGGGCAAAAGCCAGGCTGCCCTCGGCGTTGTGCTGCGAACTATTGGTCTGGGCATTTGTGAACAGCGGCGAACACGGGTTCTGCTGCTCCGTTTTCTGAAAGGGCCTGGTCGTGCCTACGACGAGGATGCGGCGATCGAAGCCCTGCAGCAGGGGTTTCCCCATCTGATCGATCAACTGCGCACAGGCCGGGCCGACCATTTCACGGCGGAGGAATCCACCCGTTTTGACCGGGAGGAGGCCGAGAGGGGTTGGGTGATCGCCAAGGGGGCCATCGCCAGCGCCCTTTATTCCGTTGTCGTTCTCGACGAACTGAATCCGGTGCTGGATCTCGGACTGCTGGACATTGACGACGTGGTCCAAACCCTGGCGAATCGTCCGGAAGGCATGGAGATCATCGTCACCGGCCGTGCCGCTCCAGCCCCCTTGATTCAGGAGGCAGACCTCCACTCCGAAATGCGAGCCCATCGTCGTCCTGGCCTTGATGACGACCGTGTGATCCCGTTGAGCATGAGCAGCGGGATTGAGATTTACACGGGCGAAGGGAAGGGCAAATCAACAAGTGCTCTGGGAAAGGCATTGCAAGCCATCGGGCGAGGCATCAGCCAGGACAAAAGCCACAGAGTGCTAATCCTGCAGTGGCTGAAAGGAGGAACGGGCTACACCGAGGACGCGGCCATCGCTGCTCTTCGGGAAAGTTATCCGCACCTGGTGGATCACCTGCGCTCCGGGCGGGACGCCATCGTCTGGCGCGGCCAGCAGGAACCGATCGATTACGTGGAGGCGGAACGAGCCTGGGAGATCGCTCGGGCTGCCATCTCCAGCGGTCTTTACAAAACAGTGATTCTTGATGAACTCAACCCGACCGTGGATCTTGAGCTGCTGCCGGTGGAACCGATTGTTCAGACCCTTCTACGAAAACCATTGGAAACGGAGGTGATCATCACCGGTCGGTGCAAGACGCCGCCCGCTTACTTCGACCTCGCCAGCATTCACTCCGAGATGGTGTGCCACAAGCATTACGCCGAACAGGGCGTCGATCTCAAACGCGGCGTGGACTACTGA
- the larE gene encoding ATP-dependent sacrificial sulfur transferase LarE → MFRLQETLPARAADQLARLRQWFRQGRADTPLICVAYSGGVDSTLVAAIAHEQQGERALAVTGVSPALAPHLLQEARTQAGWIGIRHQECRTRELDDPGYSSNPQDRCYACKQELHAHLSEVIAAAEGGLVVDGVNLDDLGDHRPGIKAAREAGVRSPLAELEIDKATIRQLSEALGFPWWDKPAQPCLASRFPYGETITAERLRRVGAAEAWLIQRGFHHIRVRSQGLAARIEIPRDQIASLVALTEQEPLVTELMALGFTSVSVDLEGLVSGKLNRR, encoded by the coding sequence ATGTTCCGGCTGCAGGAAACGTTGCCAGCTCGGGCGGCTGATCAGCTTGCGCGGCTCAGGCAGTGGTTCAGGCAGGGGCGAGCCGACACCCCGTTGATCTGTGTCGCCTACTCCGGCGGCGTCGACAGCACCTTGGTGGCAGCGATTGCTCACGAGCAGCAGGGTGAACGGGCTCTGGCCGTGACTGGAGTCTCTCCAGCGCTGGCCCCCCACCTGTTGCAGGAGGCCAGAACCCAGGCCGGTTGGATCGGAATCCGCCATCAGGAGTGCAGAACCCGCGAACTGGATGATCCCGGGTACAGCAGTAACCCGCAGGACCGCTGCTATGCCTGCAAACAGGAACTGCACGCCCACCTCAGTGAGGTGATTGCGGCTGCTGAGGGTGGTTTGGTGGTCGATGGTGTCAATCTCGACGATCTTGGTGATCACCGCCCTGGAATCAAGGCCGCACGCGAGGCGGGTGTTCGTTCTCCTCTGGCGGAATTGGAGATCGACAAGGCCACGATTCGCCAACTTTCAGAAGCGCTGGGTTTTCCCTGGTGGGACAAACCTGCCCAGCCATGTCTCGCGTCGCGGTTCCCCTATGGAGAGACGATCACGGCTGAACGTCTGAGGCGGGTCGGCGCTGCTGAGGCATGGCTCATCCAACGGGGTTTCCACCACATCAGGGTCCGCAGTCAGGGATTGGCGGCGCGGATTGAGATTCCGCGCGATCAGATCGCCAGCCTGGTCGCCCTGACAGAACAAGAGCCACTGGTCACGGAGCTGATGGCGCTGGGATTCACCTCAGTGAGTGTTGATCTGGAAGGTCTGGTCAGCGGCAAACTCAATCGCCGCTGA